In the Colias croceus chromosome 25, ilColCroc2.1 genome, GCAAACAATTTTATCTCAGTTACAGAGGtttatgcatataaaatttactcgCTGTCTCAGTTACAGAGGTAACTATGATGATAAATCGAAAGAACAAATCCCAGATATAGATGTTTACCTCATCCCACTAACGGAGGTAATTCAGTACCAAAGTGTTGGGACCTAAGCATGAGTTCCAGTTATGGAGGTTTCTCACTTATCCAGGTCCCACTTAACCAAGTTTCACTGTATTAGAAAATTATAGTTACAATAATACATCTATGTACAAACGGCTGATCGGATTTTAATACGTCTAAAGGATAGATTAGTCTGGATCATTCGGGTACCACGcgtgtgaaaccgcgggcTCCCACtagttagttttaattaaagatgAAAATCAATTCATCACACTTTAATTGCGTAATAATAGATTGAggaaatagtaaataaattactttttaattgcagtgataaatgtttaattattatgatagtagcaaattacaaaatacaatactTAACTActataaaagtatattatgttaataatttaatctcTGTTTATTAGGGCTACTTCCCATTTGGTAAACTTCCCATTTCGTAAACCTCAAACTGTACCTACTAAAAAGTTGCGTTTGGTAAACATTTCGTTACTTCATACATTTAATCCCATTTGGTAAACTTTGttagtattgttatttttgtacggTACAGTCAGTGTCAAATTAGTATTAAATTAGagatgtatatatttttaaatgcttcaGTCTTGAGATAGTATCTCTCGCATTTCTGTTAATAAGAATCAGAGATTGGAATACTTTTTGatactgaataaataaaataaacattatgaaacaataattatttttacaaaaattaaacagCTTTTTAATTGTAAGAAAGAGACAAAACTTATATGTAGTCACATGAGCTTTGgattaaaaaagaaatcaGCAAAATTATTGATTCACCTAGTTGACACTTCTAAGATAACAGACCCACAAAAAAAATAGTTGAATTGAGAACCACCTCTTTTTTTGCAATTAGTTGAAAATCCCTAAATGGGCTTCAAATACTAACTTAAGTATATACAATAGTTTGAACAATAAACAATAGTTTCATATATTCCTACATACAAACACACATTACACTAGATATAATTCCTAACATCGTAACATGTAATCAATATAACTGTAATATGAATGGAAAAATGCCTCAAGTTATTAGGAGCCTGACATTATGGGCtagaaataacatttattataaagtagttcatacataataaattgattacaGTGTTACGGCTATCGTTAATTTGACGTAGGCTTTAAGCTGTTGAAAGATGTTAATCTATTTATTGAAGAAgctttttaatacttatatatctttaacttattatattataactagctgtgtccTGCAGTTTTACCCGTAGTACTCCGCTTATGTTGGTCTTGGCGTAATGATATAAGGCCTATAGCcgtcctcgataaatgggctatctaacaccaaaagaatttttcaaatcggattagtagttcctgagataagcgcgttcaaacaaactcttcagctttataatatgtattagtatagatggtACAGgactccttggtacagtggttagCATGTGAGTGTAGAACcaaggaaaaaaaatgtctcagtCTGGCCAGGGCCTTATCACTTTAGACTGTGCTAGTCTAGCTAtaagtttttaaccgacttcaaaaaaaaggaggaggttatcaattcggccggtatattttttttttttttttttatgtatgtacaccgattactccgaggtttctgaaccgatttacgtgattctttttttgttcgatgcgggatggtgtcgaattggtcccataaaaattttattcggataggcccagtagtttttattttatgagcatttttgtctgtaggtatttgtaaattttgcaagtgcaagtttgaagtcggttgtttttaacgcagttatcacttgtagttttaagtaataatagaaatatgtaTACTAGCATagtaaagtgtaataaatataagaaataaataatctcaGTAATGATGAgtatgatttgaaaaattatttaagtgttagttgtatacgtagtatattattattagtctgtggtgtTAGATAGCATATTTGTCAAATtaaggctatataatatatcatcatgccAAGGATTATATcccaaaaaaaattaatggtTTCTGAATTGATAACATTTCTtattctattataattaatttagattattgcaattttgacataatatacctgtaggtacctatatttttcattttcaactTTTTTAGCAAAACATAAAGTAAACAAACACAaactttaagtaaaataaaaaaccatgaaaaattaatgtaaaaattgtacctaacaacctaaatattatttttaatctatttccAGTATCCTATTAcatatcattaattaaaatactacATACCTcgattatatttacaattacgATTTACGAAAGACGCGGCGACCGGCCTCCATGAAATACGCAGTTGAACAACATATACATTgtctatataaattatatctagAATACTAGGTTTCCCCGTGTATCTAGACGTCTGCGCGGTAGAATCAATATAGCACCGTAGTCCGTACTCCGTAGTTCTGCGTTCAATATTCGTCAGAGGCTAAATTAGCTTAGACGAAAGTATGTTGGAAATAACTGACTTTTATGgcgatttttattatttcgaaGCAACAATAAgaaaggaaatgtatgtatcTTTGTTGTgtatctttttcttatttcagGTGTTTTGAAACTGTTTATAAATTGTGCTTTCAGGTcgaagttaatattttatcaaatttactCCATACTTACTTGATCGTTTTTATCCGATAGCGGCGATAACCCCAAAAGCGTTTTCTCTTTTTCTATCTCACGACGTTTTTCTTCAATTAGCCTTTCTAAATCGTCTGATAACATTGTTTTAGCAACAGGAAAGTATAATGGCGGGAAAATTGGCACtttcacttaaaattaaagatagcttgttaaatataattaaacaagactaaaacaacaaattaataactaatttaaatgaacttagataatctttataaatatcgataatattaattttagtttttagcaacggatataaatttgaatgtttgttgttatttttcgTAATTGATGTGTGCTTAGACGTGTGCTGTCAAAACCAGGAGGCAGCTGGCAGGAATAACCAATCAACGTAATTCAATACAATGCGTTTCCTTTAACGCAAACAGCTAACACTGGGCTATatggaatattattataaggcTTATAAGGGGAATATGCATGAAACTCGAATCGATGTAACTTGAATCACAACATAactttatttagtatttaaattagatttttatgCTTTCTTGTACCTActcgataatattatattttaaatattttagaaattcaAGGTAGACCATGCTCCGTGTCTGCTAGTAGAttatctaattgaataaataaaattgcacATCCctagattaattaataaccttCGTAATTTACGCATGAGCTCATCCAAAGATTTGTTCAATTAAATTTGagaggaaaatatatttaaaacctaCGTTTTTAGACATAATTCTAAAGgtagaattaaaaatttaatgtagattagagttaaagttatttttattcgcGTATCATTCGAGAGcgtactaataattttatcttagCATCGTaggataatattaaataaaatattatatgtttatttaccacataaatattaaatatacatcaatttttaatctgtACTTATTTTTACCCCTATTTGACAAATGAAACTCCGCTGAactcagagcaataaaccatataagcttcttgaatAAACCTATGCTGAGCCGCTGAATTGGCAACAGTGATTATATCAATCTTTGTTGGCAGCACTGGCTTttcgaaaaatttgacatGTTTGACATTAATTATTGCGCTCTGGCGTTTGTGCTGTCAGCTGTGTGCATTTTGTAAAGGTTGTACCATTTATTCGTcctttgtaaattaattattattttcgaaaacttgtcatttaaataatacttcGGTGTGTGATCATGTGCTTTTATTAATAAggattacaataattataaattccaATTGGcgaatatttagaaataaaataaagttacagaaactttgaaagaaaaatatcgcagtttttcaaaatttatcaaatattaattacaaaatgagTACGGAATATGAAAAGAAGATATCCGAACtggaaaagaaaataaagcaATTCCCAAATTTTCCGAAGGAAGGGATTTTATTTTGGTAAGTTTAAAAGTAATGTGTTACTATTTtaggttataaatataatgtatcaaaaaatttaatgcGCAACCAATTGAAGCTTGCATGCGTCAATTACTTgcgtcaaaataattattgttttattcatgCAATTTAAGCTTATagttatttaactttttaaaacttaaaaaaaattacatgtgATTTCTTTCAGGGACATATTCTCCGCGATTTCAGACGGCGCGGCATGTAAGCTATTACAAGGACTTCTAATTGAAACGATAAAGACGAAATTCCCGCAAGCAGAAGCTGTGGTGGGTCTGGAATCCAGAGGTTTTCTGTTTTCCTTCTCTGTTGCTGCAGAGTTGGGTAagctatctatactaatattataaagaggaaaggtttatatgtatgtatgtgtgtatggtTTTCatgcataaactactgaaccgattataatgaaatttagcacacatatagagggtaacttggattaacacatatgaTAGGTTTTGTCCTGGAAATCTCACGgccacgggaactatgcgggttttgcTTGAAAACGCGTgcgaaaagctagtttaatCTAATGTTATACAACTGAAGTCGAAAATATAAAcccctacttaatattataaatgtgaatatacatttttgtttgcTACACTTTCatataggtagtaggtatatagatattttgttttgGTATAACCTTGAACCATTTTTTTGCTGAACTGTTTTTTTTCGTAGatatatatttcatacaattatttcaaagtcaaataactttttattacaattcattctaactaaataataatatttaaaattttagaatacACAAATGTATTAGTAATAAGATTCTTTTTTAATGAGTTGAGACCAAGGTGCCAATTCCTCAATATCCTATATTACtgagattttaaaataaatctatacattattaatttactatgTTGTGTTATAGGTATAGGATGCTTACCAGTTAGAAAGAAAGGCAAACTACCTGGTGATGTCATTTCGTACAAATATGATTTGGAATATGGATCGGTAAGTTTCATTTCATTacatttaagtttaaaatttataaaaaactagcggtccgccccggcttcgcccgtggtacatattcacgttttctctacataagaaccatcctcgtacttcaaggaatataataaaaaaagaattaaagaaatcggttcagctgttctaaagttatgcgctaaATGCGCTTTCTAAAGttacacattttgggattcattttttatattatagatatatattttttgttctattCAATTATCCCAGAATATGTTACTTGTATAATATGATACAATTTAcatgtgttattattattgctattTTTCACCTTTAATTTTTGAgattattaacatattttattgttatctataaaaatatagaataagATAACATTAATTCTGAGTAAACTgttgatttatattatacaaataatcagtTACATCTATAAagtaaacattataaattagcTAACAAAATCAGTCAAGAAATTTAAGATTTGAACGgattttaaatgcaatttaaatatactaatattataaagctgaagcgtttctttgaacgtgctaatctcaggaaccaaTAGGTccaattcaaaaaaaaatatttcggtgttagatagcccatttatcaaggaggGCTATAGTCCTATATCGTCCTGCTTATACCACCAGGAACGggctgcgggtaaaaccgcagagcacagccagttcattataatattatttacccaacattaaaatcataatttctaaaatgtATAGTACTCTCTTAAAAAGCACTAGAAAACACTAATATCAACCTAATGAATTATTAGTaaatttaattaggtatagTTCACTGggttatctatttattaatataatttagataTAGTTTATATAAGGTAATGTaaacaatatacaatttaaGATAAACTCGTCCATCTTGCATCATATTTGAACTCTGATGAATTTGTGTTGCAATTATTGTCTCACTAAATGGGCTAATAGgccttatattattatttgaatgtacCAAAACTGTGTCGTTTTATTACAATGAGGAAAGGAGGGCAATAAACATTGTACATATTGTAAATTCTTCTCGATCATATTGTAAAATCTACCCTGGAtctgtatatttttcaatagttacctactaatattataaatgcgaaagtaactctgtctgtctgttacgctttcccgcttaaacctctcaaccgattttgatgaaatttggcacagacaatctttagagtTTTAGACCCTGaaaaagaacataggctaccttttcaTATAATCATATAACTAATCCTGTTTCACTGACTAACGAGTGACCTAtcatgtattatattattacggTAATACCtagtgaaattaaaaaaaagcgtgtgtgccaagcacacatgtcaaaagtgaaactttggcaagatttaaagatacgaaaatcgtcgccttactccatgacgtgacggtattgccatgacgtgacggtattgccaagACGTgtccttgaaattttaatctcaATGCGCCGAAGTTTTAATTCTAAGGCtatgttttttagttttcacttataaattattattagatatctGTTACTGAAAACAAATAGATCTCTTATTTCTTCTGGTTAATAATGATTAGATCATTttgtaaaagaaaaaacaacttaataatagaaacaaaatatcaatGTATCATCTTCGGTGTATAGACATATCGATAAAATCCAAAAAGATAAGGAATCCTCTGATAATACaatcttaaaattatctttCCCAAAacctattgttatttttgtaatcgGTTGCTACGAAAACTTAAAAGCCAATACAAGTATAGTTtgtgaattaatttaaattatacagggtgtaatcgttaagttgcacaagcgattattccgtaactattacagatatcaaaaaacttttaactgatatcgaaagtatttaacctaatgagtaaaatggccattataaatttttaaaaataaaacgagaaatatctaaaaaattaactttataccctcctatgaatatcccatgtacatttaatatgaacgattttagttctttttttctttttttggttttctttctgctttaattacttcgcaaatttgaagggaggttcatttagaaactgtaaatagagctccttaTTGTGCATAGCTATGGCGTGCCTCAAGGCAGTTTATTTGGACCCACATTTCGTAACTGTCttcgttattataatatttgtaattgtatatCATATATGCAGATGATACTGAACTTGAAAGACACGGAATTTAAGTTTCATAATACACGTTGATTAATGATTTGTACTATAATACAACTAAAAGACTCAAGTGGGTCATGGGTGTCCTTACATATCGCACTTAGTTATTACTACATACCTGAGAATAAcaatttatcaaatatattttgtgcatataggtacatatgcACAACATGAACCTATATGCACAAATACATACAGACTTTTCTTACTTTCTCCTTCAGTCTTTCTTAAAAGCTATCTATATGAAATTACAGATATTCTGTCTTCCTAGCAAATTTTAGGTCTATATATTATTCGGTATTTTCAACATCATAAAAAGATAATCAC is a window encoding:
- the LOC123703278 gene encoding adenine phosphoribosyltransferase, which produces MSTEYEKKISELEKKIKQFPNFPKEGILFWDIFSAISDGAACKLLQGLLIETIKTKFPQAEAVVGLESRGFLFSFSVAAELGIGCLPVRKKGKLPGDVISYKYDLEYGSDTVEIQKDSIKPGLKCVIVDDLIATGGSLNAAIQLLTNCGANVVGCLIVMELESLKGRKNITKDIPIHTLIKYD